The genomic interval CTGATCACTGCCTCCACCTGGCCATAGATATGCCCATGATTAAGCCCGATGGCAGAAAAACGGATTCTGGAAGTTTCAGCAGGTTTCAAAATAGTAAATGCAGCCTGTGGTTCTGGTGTATGGGCAGCAATAGTCTGTTGAGGCAACCCGGAAAACAGGGCAATACCAGCAGCAGTAGAGACAGATTCTTTAATAAATGTTCGGCGGTTTGGTTTAGATGCTTTCATAAATTTCTTTCCGTTAAATACTTGGTCGGTCAAGGGCAGTAAATATTATTCAAATTAACAGAAATCACAAGACAACAAAATACTATTGTCATTATCCTACCCATTCATCGTTCGCTTTTCATTTACATCAGGATTACTTTCAGACCCTGCCTGTTATTAGCAACTACCTGCTTGTTTATCCGTAATAACGGATAGGTCATAGTTTTTAACCTTTCAATCATATATAGTCATGTCAAAAAAGAAAAAGAATAAAAAGAAGAAAAGCCGGTTGTATAAAATGCTTAAGCCCTATATTTCCGATACCAGAGTAATGTGGTCGCTTATTGGTGCAGTAGGTGTTGGGGTAACACTGGCAGCCGCTTTCGGCACTGAACGTGGTAAAACCTTTGTAGACAAAATTGCGGCAACTGCACAGGGTCTATTGGAACTGGATTCAGACAAAGGCAACAAAAATCATTCTACCAAAAAACAAACAGCGTAATCCTGGTCATTGGTCAACAGTCATGGGTTAAATTAACCATACAGAATAACGACTATTGACCAATGGCTAATTTTTTAGCTCCTCTGTAAGTACATTAATTTCAATCTGATCGGGATCATACTCGTATTCCTGCCGGATTTCAACAATAATATTGGCTGTTCCTGCTTCCAGAGACCTGGTACCGGTAACGGGTATGCTAATCTCTTTGCTTTTTCCGGGTTCCAAGCCTTCAATAGTGATTTCGTTTGCAAATACGAGCCCTTTAATTTCATTCGAAGCATAGGCTTTAATGAGCAAATTCTGAGATTTAGCCTTTCCTTCATTCATAACGGTAAAGTCGACCGTCGTTTCTTCTGCCGGATCAATGGATTGATTTTTATTCGGATCTTTAAATATTACCCGGCTATAGGAAAGTTCTGCTTTCTGGGCAGGAGGTTCTTTGCTCACTTTTACATAAATGCGGTTGCTTTTTCCCACCACTGTTGTCTGGCAAAGGGCTGACAAGCTGCACATTAATCCCAGTCCCATACAAAGCATCATTATATTCCACTTACC from Rhodocytophaga rosea carries:
- a CDS encoding CARDB domain-containing protein, yielding MGLGLMCSLSALCQTTVVGKSNRIYVKVSKEPPAQKAELSYSRVIFKDPNKNQSIDPAEETTVDFTVMNEGKAKSQNLLIKAYASNEIKGLVFANEITIEGLEPGKSKEISIPVTGTRSLEAGTANIIVEIRQEYEYDPDQIEINVLTEELKN